Proteins from a genomic interval of Callospermophilus lateralis isolate mCalLat2 chromosome 1, mCalLat2.hap1, whole genome shotgun sequence:
- the Klf14 gene encoding Krueppel-like factor 14: MSAAVACMDYFAAECLVSMSAGAVVHRRPPDPEGAGGAAGSEVGAAPPECALPGPGPPGPASVPLLPQVPAPSPGAGGAAPHLLAASVLADLRGSFGEGYGENSGEALRDSSGSSDPTQCSSPTQGSEPASASGADAFSEPASSSGSPAVPSAPADPGALDDDGGVPGGAPEAGPAPAAGQMSRRRPVTPAAKRHQCSFTGCTKAYYKSSHLKSHQRTHTGERPFSCDWLDCDKKFTRSDELARHYRTHTGEKRFSCPLCPKQFSRSDHLTKHARRHPTYHPDMIEYRGRRRTPRDYPQPTTEVESSCSGSGSGSGSGQEPSLPTSL, translated from the coding sequence ATGTCGGCAGCCGTGGCGTGCATGGACTACTTCGCCGCCGAGTGCCTGGTGTCCATGTCCGCGGGCGCCGTGGTTCACCGCCGCCCGCCGGACCCCGAGGGCGCGGGCGGAGCCGCTGGCTCGGAGGTGGGTGCGGCGCCGCCGGAGTGCGCTCTGCCGGGTCCGGGGCCACCAGGGCCCGCGTCGGTCCCCCTGCTCCCCCAGGTTCCCGCCCCCAGCCCCGGCGCGGGTGGCGCCGCGCCCCACCTGCTGGCTGCAAGCGTCTTGGCTGATTTGCGCGGCAGCTTTGGGGAGGGCTACGGGGAGAACTCGGGGGAAGCTCTGCGCGACTCGTCTGGCTCCTCCGACCCGACCCAGTGCTCCAGCCCGACCCAGGGTTCCGAGCCGGCCTCAGCCTCCGGTGCAGACGCGTTCTCCGAACCCGCGAGCTCCTCCGGCTCGCCTGCCGTCCCAAGTGCGCCAGCCGACCCGGGAGCGCTCGACGACGACGGAGGGGTGCCTGGAGGGGCCCCAGAGGCTGGCCCCGCACCCGCAGCAGGTCAGATGTCCCGGAGAAGGCCAGTAACACCTGCTGCCAAGCGACATCAATGCTCCTTCACTGGCTGCACCAAAGCCTATTACAAGTCATCGCACCTTAAGTCCCACCAGCGTACCCACACGGGTGAGCGCCCTTTCTCCTGCGACTGGCTCGACTGCGACAAGAAGTTTACGCGTTCCGACGAGCTGGCCCGCCACTACAGGACGCACACGGGTGAAAAGCGCTTCTCCTGCCCCCTCTGCCCCAAGCAGTTCTCCAGGAGCGACCACTTGACCAAGCACGCTCGCCGCCACCCAACTTATCATCCTGACATGATTGAGTACCGGGGACGTCGTCGCACTCCCCGCGACTACCCGCAACCCACCACCGAGGTGGAAAGCTCCTGCTCCGGCTCTGGCTCCGGTTCTGGCTCTGGCCAGGAGCCCAGCCTCcctaccagcctgtag